A stretch of the Bacillus alveayuensis genome encodes the following:
- a CDS encoding serine/threonine-protein kinase (product_source=KO:K08884; cath_funfam=1.10.510.10; cog=COG0515; ko=KO:K08884; pfam=PF00069; superfamily=56112; transmembrane_helix_parts=Inside_1_304,TMhelix_305_327,Outside_328_330), which translates to MMNISMNNNFNISSGTIIKGKWHGNCYRIINILGSGAIGHVYLAECRHGKVALKLSENSMGITSEVNVLKCLAKVQGSSLGPSLVDVDDYFHPELQKHIPFYVMEYIKGEHFIQFIENRGTEWIDILILQLLTNLAELHRFGWVFGDLKPDNLIVTFPPPKIRCIDVGGTTRIGRSIKEFTEFFDRGHWELGIRKAEPSYDLFAVAMIIFNAVYPKRFKKIGKGKDQLLQLMNSHSFLQQRKSVLTKALLGSYTSALEMKEDLLKTIVANRNLRNVSYPLRVNKSQPQSYSKNRKQVKKKKRRKRFFLETFLLLICLALLYSFYILTNLL; encoded by the coding sequence ATGATGAATATTTCGATGAACAACAACTTTAACATATCTTCAGGGACGATTATAAAAGGAAAATGGCATGGAAATTGTTATCGTATTATAAATATATTAGGTAGTGGGGCGATCGGTCATGTTTATCTTGCAGAATGCCGGCATGGGAAGGTTGCACTTAAGCTCAGTGAAAATAGTATGGGAATCACTTCAGAAGTCAATGTGTTAAAATGTTTAGCTAAGGTCCAAGGCTCCTCTCTTGGGCCTTCTTTGGTGGATGTAGATGATTATTTTCATCCGGAGCTTCAAAAACATATTCCTTTTTATGTTATGGAGTATATAAAAGGGGAGCATTTTATTCAATTTATCGAAAATCGAGGAACTGAATGGATTGATATTTTGATTCTACAATTATTAACGAATTTAGCAGAGCTGCATCGTTTCGGGTGGGTGTTTGGAGATTTAAAGCCAGATAATTTAATTGTGACATTTCCTCCACCTAAAATACGTTGCATCGATGTAGGAGGAACAACGCGAATAGGTAGGTCAATAAAAGAGTTTACGGAGTTTTTTGATCGTGGACATTGGGAGCTGGGGATAAGGAAAGCAGAACCAAGCTATGATTTATTTGCCGTTGCGATGATCATATTTAATGCTGTTTATCCAAAGCGTTTTAAAAAAATCGGCAAAGGAAAAGATCAATTGCTTCAATTAATGAATTCCCATTCTTTTTTACAGCAACGGAAATCTGTTTTGACAAAAGCTTTACTTGGCTCATATACTTCTGCTCTTGAAATGAAAGAAGATTTACTAAAGACAATTGTAGCTAATAGGAATTTGCGCAATGTTTCCTATCCATTGCGTGTCAATAAAAGCCAACCCCAAAGCTATTCAAAAAATCGAAAGCAAGTAAAAAAGAAAAAAAGAAGGAAAAGATTTTTTTTGGAAACCTTTCTTCTTCTTATATGTTTAGCATTGCTTTATTCATTTTATATATTGACAAACCTCCTTTAG
- a CDS encoding tRNA(Ile)-lysidine synthase (product_source=KO:K04075; cath_funfam=3.40.50.620,3.50.40.10; cog=COG0037; ko=KO:K04075; pfam=PF01171,PF09179,PF11734; smart=SM00977; superfamily=52402,56037; tigrfam=TIGR02432,TIGR02433) translates to MFEEVCKTIEEYELMDHNATVVVGVSGGPDSLALLHILHRLQSIYKLKIVAAHVDHMFRGEQSKEEMEFVLSFCRTLNIICEARQINVKAYAQKHRLNAQTAARECRYQFFQEMMEKYQAHFLALGHHGDDQIETILMRLVRGTVGKGLSGIPIKRSFAGGFIIRPLLWVTKTDIIQYCQEHKLNPRFDPSNEKDTYSRNRFRKYVLPFLKKENPKVHVHFQYFSELVAEDEQFLEELSIEKMNKVLERKTSSYVMMNLTEFKKLPSPLQRRVIHLILNYLFKGHRLTAVSSIHIEGIKKLIHQSHPSGMIDLPMGLKAIKSYETLNLTFEQHKPKPYRIQIEIPSVTNLPDGKKIICETFNGVPSYKSQDVFYLPQDQLVEPLIVRSRKAGDKIHVKGMNGTKKVKNIYIEKKIPIEKRDVWPIIEDGNGNILWIPLLKKSKYEVIDVTNQSYIVLQYKEQ, encoded by the coding sequence TTGTTTGAAGAGGTTTGCAAAACAATTGAAGAATACGAATTAATGGATCATAATGCGACTGTAGTCGTTGGCGTATCTGGTGGCCCTGATTCTCTTGCTTTATTGCATATTTTGCATCGATTGCAGTCTATTTATAAGTTAAAGATTGTAGCTGCACATGTTGATCACATGTTTAGAGGGGAACAATCGAAGGAAGAGATGGAATTTGTTCTTTCTTTTTGTCGTACGCTCAACATTATTTGCGAGGCAAGGCAAATCAATGTAAAAGCATATGCACAAAAACATCGCTTAAATGCACAAACAGCTGCTAGAGAATGTCGATATCAATTTTTTCAAGAGATGATGGAAAAATATCAGGCTCATTTCTTGGCTTTAGGTCATCATGGTGACGACCAAATTGAAACCATTTTAATGAGACTTGTAAGAGGGACGGTTGGAAAAGGGCTCTCTGGAATTCCCATTAAAAGAAGTTTTGCAGGAGGCTTTATCATTCGACCTTTATTATGGGTCACGAAAACAGACATCATTCAATACTGTCAAGAACATAAGTTGAACCCGCGTTTTGATCCAAGTAATGAAAAAGATACATATAGTAGAAATCGGTTTAGAAAATATGTTTTACCCTTCTTAAAAAAGGAAAATCCTAAAGTTCATGTGCATTTTCAATATTTCAGTGAATTAGTGGCGGAAGATGAACAATTTTTAGAGGAATTATCCATTGAAAAAATGAATAAAGTATTGGAAAGAAAAACGAGCTCTTATGTGATGATGAACTTGACTGAATTTAAAAAGCTTCCTTCTCCTTTACAAAGGAGGGTAATTCATCTAATATTAAACTATCTTTTCAAAGGTCATCGTCTCACCGCTGTTTCTTCAATACATATTGAAGGTATAAAAAAATTAATACACCAATCTCATCCTTCTGGTATGATTGACCTTCCCATGGGGCTAAAAGCCATCAAATCATACGAAACACTTAATTTAACATTTGAACAGCATAAACCAAAACCTTACAGGATTCAGATTGAAATTCCAAGTGTTACGAATTTACCGGATGGAAAAAAGATTATTTGTGAAACTTTTAACGGGGTTCCTTCGTATAAAAGCCAAGATGTTTTTTATTTACCTCAGGATCAGCTTGTAGAGCCGTTAATTGTTCGGAGTCGGAAAGCCGGAGATAAAATTCATGTAAAAGGCATGAATGGAACGAAAAAAGTAAAAAATATTTATATTGAAAAAAAGATACCGATTGAAAAACGGGATGTATGGCCCATTATTGAAGACGGGAACGGAAATATTTTATGGATTCCGTTATTAAAAAAGTCAAAATATGAGGTAATAGACGTTACCAATCAATCTTACATTGTATTACAATATAAAGAGCAATGA
- a CDS encoding Ca-activated chloride channel family protein (product_source=KO:K07114; cath_funfam=3.40.50.410; cog=COG2304; ko=KO:K07114; pfam=PF00092,PF13519; smart=SM00327; superfamily=53300), with amino-acid sequence MKKGTLKQILLLTDGRSNQGEDPVAMAALAKEQGITINVIGIVDGNVIDQDAVAEIEGMAMAGNGVSQIVYSHQLSQTVQMVTRTAMTQTLQGVVNRELQQILGKKASLEELPPEKRGEVMEVVDELGETVNLEILILVDTSASMAPKLPTVKEALIDLSISLKSRIGRNQFALFVFPGKKGEVENILDWTPNLDSLSSIFPKLTTGGITPTGPAIREAIDKFKQKRSLRSFMLDDEYFDEQQL; translated from the coding sequence AAAAGGGTACATTAAAACAAATATTATTATTAACAGATGGACGTTCGAATCAAGGGGAAGATCCAGTTGCAATGGCTGCATTAGCAAAGGAGCAAGGAATTACGATTAATGTCATTGGAATAGTTGATGGAAATGTAATTGATCAAGATGCGGTTGCTGAAATTGAAGGAATGGCCATGGCAGGAAATGGGGTTAGTCAAATTGTTTACTCACATCAGCTATCACAAACGGTGCAAATGGTGACAAGGACGGCCATGACCCAAACACTTCAAGGTGTAGTCAATCGAGAGCTGCAGCAAATTTTAGGGAAAAAAGCGTCATTAGAAGAGTTGCCGCCTGAAAAACGTGGTGAAGTTATGGAAGTCGTTGACGAGTTAGGTGAGACAGTGAATCTTGAGATTCTCATTCTTGTTGATACAAGTGCAAGTATGGCCCCAAAACTACCTACTGTTAAAGAGGCGTTAATAGATCTTTCTATCAGTTTAAAATCTCGAATCGGAAGAAACCAATTTGCTTTGTTCGTATTTCCTGGGAAAAAAGGAGAGGTTGAAAATATATTAGATTGGACTCCGAATTTGGATTCACTTTCTTCTATTTTCCCGAAACTGACGACAGGTGGCATTACACCAACAGGTCCCGCGATAAGAGAAGCCATTGATAAATTTAAACAAAAACGGTCGCTAAGGAGTTTCATGTTAGATGATGAATATTTCGATGAACAACAACTTTAA